Genomic DNA from Lepeophtheirus salmonis chromosome 9, UVic_Lsal_1.4, whole genome shotgun sequence:
CCTCTCCTCTTAGCTTTCTTATACTTCTTCAAGGATGAGGATGTAGACACGTTTTATAtccttaataatgaaataatgataacaactatatgaaataagaaatgtatattatacttaGGACCTACAAACCTAATCATGTCTGTTGGAGACTTTCtcacatataaaaaagtttacaaatagCGGAAATTAATCCAAAAAGTATGAGCACATCTAATGTAACTTTCTTAAGGGGGGTAATGTTTGTATATTCTATTCTAAGTATTTCCCggggaaataaacaaagattctGAAGACTCATTGTCTCCAATTGTATCAAAGAAGAATGATTATCTCTTACAAGGTCAATAATAAAATCTAGGGTAATAATGAGTTATAGGGGATTATTAAAACTCTTCTAATTTCTGAGaggttttaaaaaagtttatcaaggttctagaatttaaaaaaagaagtaattccACGAATTTACTGTTCATTGTTGCTATgatctaattaaaatataaatagttttacttCCTGACCGTATAACTGTAACAACTTGGGAAAATCTTTTCCCTTTTTCTTGCATTTTTCCAACGTGCAATGATGCTATTTTGGGCTGCATTTCCAGGAAAGTACGTAATaatagattttacttttttacaggGATTTTCTCTGATTCTGTTTTTCCAACTATTTACATGTAGGTATCGAACTTACTCTCCGCTTAATCTTCTATTCCTTCAAAGATAGGGAAagcagataaaaaataaagtcggTGAAACACggtgaaaaaaaaacaggacaGTGTTTTTTCTTATCCcttgttctttttcttttcaagaaattacttacatatgtatataaaagggTGAATGCTTGGCTTACTCTTCAGTATACAATCAAAAAGTGTTGAACACATTAGTGATTATCTAAAAAGATTTTACTAATTGCAGATCCCACCACAGCTCACTCAATATGATACAAAAAGAAGAACCCCGCATCGAAGGCCTCATTGAGAAAACCAATGAGTGTTTTAAATCTCTAGATCTCCTCTCTACAAAGGAACAGTTGGAGCGACTCGACAAACAAATGAAGAGAACAAATACGCTACTTCAAGAACTCAAAGACTTGAGCAAGGCTTGTGAAGACCTGGACGAAGGAAGGAAGGGCATACAAGTAAGAGAAAAAGATgtgttttgtattttcttattctcAAACCCAAGACATATATTCCtaactttaatattatactcTTGTTAACAGGTATTTGTTCGTCGAATTGTTCAGCTCAAGGCCGAACTCCAGGATATAACAGATAATCTCTACTCCTTGGTGGAGCCTCGTCTCACTCCAAGACAACTGAATCTCCTCTCTTTCAATGAACCCTTTCAAGATCCCACTTTTGATccttccattcttttttttggcATTGACTGGGAACAAATCTTTAGAAAGTGCTTAAACATCTCCAATAGTATCACGATCTTTTCCCATGGATTCCTTCACCTCAGAGAAGATGCTCAGATCgacatttttcttttgaatactATTTTATTGGATGTTTCCCGTCTGGAGATGGATATTACATCTCATGCGGAAGCTGTTCTCAATGGTAGACTTTCCAAATCACAGCTTCGACTCATTCAAGAGGAGCAAACACGTCTCAAAACCATGTTTCCCCCCAGATCAGTTACTCCTTCTCGGAATTGGAGCAATTTGCCCAAATCTAAAAGCTTCCGAGATAGCAGTGGTAATAAGCGAGTcgcaagaaaatatataaagaataaaaccTCCGAGTTTCATGACCATGGACATTGTTTCGTTAGCGATCTTGGAATAAAAGGTGTGAAAGAGGGATCTCAGACGACTTTGAGTAGAGATGATGACATGGAGAAACCGGTTTTTATTCGGAGGAAGTCTTCTTTTATGCAAAATGTttcaaatctattaaaaaacattcgATGACTCAATGAGATCCATACTTGTTGCCCAATGGGCAGATATTATTTCAATCCCCCGCACACAACAAATTCATACTGTatccacaaattattttaattacccaTTAATTGACATTGTTTTGCAATATCAATGAACTTTTGATCTATTTTATACGTAtttaaatacacatattatttatataaaacaaatattatttacgaACAACGAGATTCTTTAAGGCTTTAACCCAATCTTcacttaaaacttttatttgtatcTTATATAATTGTCGTATTATCATTACTTTATTCATCAGTCTTATAGTAAGACCAAGATTTAGCGACCTTTACTTCAAAACTTGAAGAAAAGCTTCGACGTTCGAAGACCTGAATGCTTCCCGAAGTCACTTATTCCatcttctaataaataaatacgaagATTGAATCTGTCATAAATGATGTCAATCTTGTACTTATTTGAGTTTCTAAGATACTATCAGAAACTTGGAGCAAAACTAGCTAGGATTTATAACCactattaagaataattgtttaatgcaagaagtcattttttaatataagtaggGACATATCTGAGGGCTCCACCTCCAAAAACGGAAACATCTGCTCAATCTATTactaaatagtattattatttttttataaaatgcgAATGTCGGCGTGTGTGCGGGACTAACGGTCACATCAATGAATGTATTTTCCTGAAATTGTTCATGTAGCTTTTTAAAGCTACAAAGACGGatctgataatatttttttttggatttcaaaCCCATGGCAcccttaaaaacaatttttttgactaacaaacgactacttatataaacacaaaataaagacTGTTAAATTCTAGGAATTCTTCTTGCTggatgtatctttgcacacttttttttaaaggatattataAGGTTCAGAGAAGAAAAGAACACAAAGGAGTGTAAAACAAAGGATTTTCCCCCATAATATAACAGTTGATCGAATGACAGTTCAATGTTcggaaatcaatattttttctcctttagaccttataatctccttagcaaaattgaatataagtattattttttgtcattccacaaataatttctaaaactttaatttaaaccGATTATCTATAAATGCTTATTCTTAAATAAGACAAGTAttgataaaatagataaataactatttttatgatctgcataatctttatttttaatatatcattaactTATTCTCAGTGTAACTCATATTATGTTTGTAGAGAGTGTAACCTACATAACttccttatttataatacatgtCAATCACCCTATAAACATAGTAACAGAGTGGGTGGGGCTTTATTCAAGAGGCAATGGTCTAAAGTTTTCTTGTATATACGGTCAGTTACCAGTATGCGTTGAAAAAGtgataaatattgcaaaaaaaaaaaaaaaagtatgtcctatgaaaatttgtaaattgcTTAATAGGTTAggagtaaatataaattttatctctCACTTAGTTATTAAagttaaagataaaatataatctttagcTTATTTGATTGTGTAAAATAAGTACTTCCTGGCGTGCTTTGGTTCCTTCAAATTAGGCATATACAGGTTCCAAAAATTGAGGTCCTAAATCTACGTCCGAATTGGACGCAAAAGCTTTTCCATAGAGATTAACTTTGCTAATCCATTAAAGGCGATAACTAAGTAGAATAGTTAGAAACAATTATTCAAGGAtcacaaaaacatttccaacttaaatttattatataaatcttataCCTTCGGAGGATTTCACTTCTCTggaaagtatatatttaaataaaacaacactATCGATTTGAGCTAGACTCTTAAGTAATTTGGTGAcccagtaaataatttttacattttttcttgaatgaaatattaagtaaagtacTCCGGACAAAAGGTAAACAAAAAACTACTTAATAAATTTTGCATGcgatttgaaaaattcattcttttaacTTTGTTGTCTTAAATACCTTAATACCTTATCGCTTCGTATGGACTAAATGAagtcagaaaattatttttctagaaaaaaatttgaaaaattaaattgtttgaaaaaatatttcgaatataaaaatttttgaaaaaaaaattacaaaatttatacttattcaagaaaatagaaaaaaaaaagtttatgagcatatctataatataaaattactaatatttatgttaagatttaaatatctttattttaactaagtaaaaatgatcattcctttatttgaaaataaaaagaaaaagaatacaaggtactatgatgaataattaatataatctaaacaagtcgaactcctacaCTACTCCCCCATGACGACAAAGTAAGGAAAGTGATCGTTTAGTGAGTAATGCACAATAAACTGCATCATAAAAACAtaactaaataaacaaatagatcatTCTCCAGTTGTAAATCTTGTCCATCTTATAGTCGGATACGCTGGAAGGATACTTGGTACTCGAAATGCAGGTAAAAGTCTATCTATCAAGACATTGTCAGTTCTTGATCCAAAGTCCAATTTATAGTAACGATCGTGCCTCTCAATCACCTTAAACGGGCCCAAGAAAGTTGAAGAGAGAGACTCTTTTatgggtttatttttaacaaaaacgaactcgttttttgtttattgtttgttaatgaCTCCTTTGTTAAAGTGTCTCGGAGGAACGTGTGTTCTAAAGAAACTTTCGACGTCGAGGGTGCCAAAAGTAAAGGTGGACGCATAAAGGAATTTAATGGCCATGGATCCCTAGCGGCCTGTGAGTAATTGAAAAGGTGAATATTTATAACCTGGATCTATTGGTACTGAGTTTCTCAATCCTCATAAAACTACAGGTAGTGCATTGAtccagttttctttttcttctagcATTCGTGCTACTAGCCCGGTCTTAATTGATCTGTGGAAACATTCTATGAGTCGGTTGGACTCTGGATTATACGAAGTTGTGTTCTTGTTTGCAATCTCAAGTGTTCTGCAAGCACCCATCCATAGTGAACTTGTGAACTGTGATCCTCGGTCAGAGGATCATAATGATTTCTTGAACTCCAAACCTTGAAATCCAACTAcgcaaaaaattattgactattgCCTTTGAGGTTTTATCTGGAATAGGTATCGCTTCAGGCCACCTTGTGAAACGATCCATAATAGTTACGGGATAGAGCTGTCTCTGAATTAGTGGGAATGGACAGATTATGTCTATGTGAATAAAGGAAAGTCTTTCAGATGGAGGATCGAAAGAAGACGTTGGTTTTGATGTCCTGAAAGGTTTTTGTTTTCTGACAAGCTAAACACTCTCTAGTGAAGCTTCTGACGTCTGCTCGCAGATTAGGCCAATCATAAAAAAGTGCAACCCTCATTAATCTTTCTTTAAGTCCCGGATGATTGTCCTTGTGTACATAATCCACGATTTTTTGACGCAATTCTGGAGATGGCACAACCACACAGAATTCGTCAACACTTCCAAAAACCCGCAAGTAGGGTTCCtccaatgtatttaaaagaaggttTAATATTAAACTTAAGTAAATTAGGGTCCTGTttattttgatcctcaattatatcttcaatgaaGGTTGGGCCTATTgtgatgttatttatacttctaCAAAGAATGTCTgcagtatgatttaattttccagAAATGTGTTCGATATCACAATTGCATTCTGCCATGAATGCAAAAGTACAGAACTGTCTTGGTGTCCAAGAGGGATTGCGAATGTCAATCGCAGAGACTAAAGTTTTTTGGTCTgtgaaaacattaaaaacttGTCCATCCAAAGCCCATAGAAAATGTTTGATGCTTTCcttaacacttaataattccctATCAAACGTAGAATATTTCTATTATGTCGTTGATAGAGCCCGATACCAACAAGCTGGAGGTTGCCATTGTTTATTTACCTTTTGCTCGAGAACAGCTCCCATCCCTGTATCAGATGCATCAGTCATCAGGGCTAAAGATATATCTCTATCTCTGAATGACAGTTGAGTACATTTAgacgaaatatttttaatatacattgaaAGGCGCGTTCACGTTCCATATTCCAATTAAACTTTACATTCTTCTTTAACAGGGGGTTCATCTCGGGAaaacttttaattgaaaatatcaattccaaatctgaaattatatgaaaaatctGCAACCAAAATTGGACAACCACTTTTAACCACAATAAATATTCGTTGGAAATCTCCTAGATTTTCTAGATTGATAGTTAAAGTTGTTGTACAAATAACATCAACAAGGGCTCCTCCATATCCAATAATAGGGGAGAGTTTTTCTCGAACaagacttttacattttttaaaaggagtaaCAAACACTTGCACTCCTATATCTACcagaaaattaatcaaatttgaattgtcttttatgaaaaataagtttgatgGTTTATTTACAACCTCGGTACCGTGAAACCGAGggtaaattatgttttttttaaacaagtacATAAAAATAGGAACTAGCTCCTGAACAGGTAGTTGCGTTCATTCCAAATTTAGTTAATagcaaatatcttttttcccATTAGATTTAGTAAATTTGGGCATGttatgaagaggttttttttttgtaaacatgaTTGATAGGAGGCGAAGCGTACGAGTCTTCAAAAGTGGAAATATGTGAATTGCTAAGTTATTTGCCTGCAACAAACATTTGCTTCAACTCTTCCATTGAATGGGACTGTACTCTCAAGTACCCTTGCTGGTCTTTAACAACATTTCTGATGACGCAAAACATGGATGTATTCCTCGTCCAGGAGAAGCTTAACTTCATCTATAACTTCCAAGGAGGAAAATCCCGATGAATCGCACAgcatatcaaaaaattttataattctatTTGAAGGTGAAAGaccatatttctgtaaaattgccTTTTTGCAACATCATACATGagaccttcttttttaatagggaTAGACCTAAAAACTTCACCAGGTAATGCTGAagccattaaataatatttagtataatcTTCATTTATCTTCCTCATCAAAAAATCTAGCTCAATTCTTCGAAATCCATTTTCCAGCTCCATCACCAGGAATTTTGGAAGACGTAGTTCTGCTACGGCTAGAATTAAGTTGTTGCCCTCTTCTACTACGTACTTTTGTTCGATCTGAGCGACATTGTCCGCAGGGTCTTGACCGttagaatgaaatattttagaaggCATGATATCACGTTGGGGTCACccatgttaagatttaaatatctttattttaactgagtaaaaatgatcattcctttttacgaaaataaaaatgaaaagacaaaaaaaaaaaataatacaaggtactatgataaataattaatatggtCTGAACAAGTCAAACTCCTACATTTATACGCTATAACTATACTTTAATTCAAAGAAACCATTAATCTAGTTcaacaattttcatatttttattattattattccccCCCCACCCTTAAATCTTCCATTAAAAATTCTCGGAGATAGAGAAGCAGTTCAAGATTAATAAACAATGCACCTTGAGTGGATGTTATTTGTAaacattatcattaaaaattattatgtggcTAGGGGTGTGCCTCCACGTGAAAAGGAGTCCATGATGTTAATCAAGGCAGACACGCAACAATTGATCCTGGGTGGAATAATCCCGTTCGTGTGCTTTGCTACGTAGAACATTTTCCTGGACCTTTGAAATAATGTTCTCTATTTTTAGACGCTCATCATATGAAGGTAATTGTACAACAAACCAATCTAGCTGAGCCTCACTCCAAAATGGCACCATACAATGTCGTCCACCAACATAGGTACAACCATTCAGCAAAAGTAAAATACATGAAATGATGCCTCCGTCTCCTTCttacaaaatgaatactttctATCCTCCGGAATCGCTGTAGATATATATGGGTAAAAAGTGAGGACGTTGCTAACCTATACCTAAGCCACTTCTGGTGAGAATCGCTGAAGTGTTAATCAAAATTACTAATGAGTTTACTTTTTTCATGTCTGTTCGTAGGTTCAGCCAATTtattaggtatgttacaaagtctgaaaaaaGTCCAAATAGGAATTTGAAAATGGGTTTTTACGTTGTGTGTGGAGTGTCTCTTCCCATAAAttcctcaataattaaaatacatggGCTATTCATTGAGACATCCGGAGAGTCGTGGTCGAAAATTTCATCCGTCTTCTTCCTGAATTGCACGTATTaagaactgtttttttttaatactgggGTATTTAACATGACGCACggagatttattattatttgttataattagcTCACTCAAATTATATCCTTCTACATTTAGGACTGTCGTAGTTTGAATCACAAAACCTAGATGTGAATTGTACGAGGTTTAGTGACAGAAAAGGAATGAACATGGCACTCCTCTCATACTTTATAAGCgcttccaaatttttttatcccataaaaactgattctgtctatttatatattttttgactaatgAGTAGACAAAGATTTTTTAGCATccttaggtttaaaaaaaatgtattaattggaATGATCAATTTTGGTCCAAAATG
This window encodes:
- the LOC121124735 gene encoding uncharacterized protein, whose protein sequence is MIQKEEPRIEGLIEKTNECFKSLDLLSTKEQLERLDKQMKRTNTLLQELKDLSKACEDLDEGRKGIQVFVRRIVQLKAELQDITDNLYSLVEPRLTPRQLNLLSFNEPFQDPTFDPSILFFGIDWEQIFRKCLNISNSITIFSHGFLHLREDAQIDIFLLNTILLDVSRLEMDITSHAEAVLNGRLSKSQLRLIQEEQTRLKTMFPPRSVTPSRNWSNLPKSKSFRDSSGNKRVARKYIKNKTSEFHDHGHCFVSDLGIKGVKEGSQTTLSRDDDMEKPVFIRRKSSFMQNVSNLLKNIR